Below is a window of Malus domestica chromosome 13, GDT2T_hap1 DNA.
ataggCGCAGATAAGacaagaagatgaggagtctgatgaagaagatgaagcatggcGTAACGCACAAAACAGAGCAGCAACCATGGctgcggccatggtgtgtcagccaactgTGTAACAACCTCAATGGGGTAGCTCTGTTGCtggtcgctcttacaaaccacgaaacagaACGATGACTCGTGCTAAtatgatgaacaactactttaACCCCAACTCTATGTacacagaagaggatttcaaaTGTCGCTTCTGGATGATGCATCATGTCTTCGAGTGTGTACTTCGTGATGTCCAGcaggtcaatccatactttcgacAGAAGCGGGACAAAGCAGGCCGCCCtagtttctcacctcatcagaaggttacAGTTGTAATCCGAATGATGGCCTATGGCTCCCcagctaattcgatggatgaaacccatgatatgtctgagtctacatgccttgatactTTTGAACAATTATGTGTCATAATTGTTCAGGTTTACAAAGATGAGTACCTCTGTGAGCCAAATCAATAAAATCTGGATCGGCTCATTCACAAAGCTGAAGACCGTGGATTTTtgggcatgatagggtcattagactacttgcattgggattggaagaatTGTCCCACTAGATGGAAATAAGGCTTATGTAGAAGGTCGAGAAAGGCAACTATTGTGTTAGAAGCGGTTGCCTCgtatgacacatggatctggcatgctttctttAGAGTCAttggatcccaaaatgacatgaCAGTTCTTGGGCGTTCACCCCTCTTCAATAGCTTGAAGGAAGGTAAatcacctcaacttgactacaTGAACGACAGTCGgtacaatatggggtattacttggcaaatgacatctacccaaagtgggcgacacttgtccaagcaattccaaaccctaggaataacgtcgaaaagttttttaccttacaccaagaggcataccggaaagatgttgagagaacttttggtattctacaagcacggtggaagatCATCAGCGAATTGGCAAGATGGTGGAGttgagaaaatttggactccatcatgatgtcttgcatcatattacacaatatgattgttgaggatgagcgagatgggtatattgatggagagtccgtTGACGATCAAGatgatccaaataggtcaagaaaggcctgtgcaaaaatatatgataggcCTAATTTACCTTTCAATTAAAGAACTGGTAGTATATctataaatgagtacatgaggtgctatagaatgatacattcccgtgccacaaacaagtacctacgacaaaatcttgttgcacatctttgggccaaaaataACATGGAGTAGGCGttgaagttttatgttgttaaatgtttttaaaaatgttttttaagtttcatgttgttaaatgttttttttatgttgtttaatgttatttaatgttgtttgatattgtttaatgttgtttcatgttacttaatgttatgTAATGTTTAATGGTTTAGAAgttataaaggaaaaaaaagaatttttacaatttttaaaacaaattttgtatttaaaaaaaaaaactgtaaataaataaaaataacagctagctgacgtcagcagCTAGCCGTTGCAAATTCAAATTTCTGCCCCACTCGAGGCCGGCTGTCTGGCTAGTTTGGGCCAGCGAGttgaccctttggcccttttttgtcTAGTAGGCCCATGAGCCCTCTACCCTGGCCATCAATTGGAGATCATTTTCGGGCCATTTTCGAccatctggccctctggaccctttggttagagatggccttagtgGTTGGGGAAgactttgaaaaagaaaatgacacTTGCGTAATAAAATTCAATATGTTTAGTAAAGTGTAACCAGCCATTCAtgtgcttttttgtttttttttatttggtgttggATCGGACGGTAGAAGGAGAaagtaaggccatctccaaccgaaatagggtgacacaccccgacccggaatgtccactaggactccgaatctagttgtgttggccgacacctggaaggtgatgaagctataaagtgtagtgatgtgaaaaatgtgaatataattaaacctaaaagtgcctaatcaAAAGAGTGCGCTGGTGTGCGGGATTGAACctatttcacacgtgacgtcagagcataagaATAGTACAGTAAATAGAGTAAGAGTTATACCATTGAAGATAACCACTTATACCGAGATTTGGCATGAGTCCTCGTCGATAAGTAAGCTCAGCTACCAAAACCTGGAGAGGCGAAAAATAGAAGGGTGAATGGGCACAAAAACATAGGTTTTCAAAATCCATTTATTTTCGGAACATACTAagccctcactgtaaaacatgtatagctTCCAggaaatcatactacgtataagtatgaaatcaaattcaTGCCAACAGTAAAATACAGAAGTATGCCACAGCACAATAAGTCAATAGCAATATAAATGTAGGCATGTGCTCCACAATCTAAGCGAGTATgtcagtcggagtcacctaatgtgacatgtacgactgcacctattgctcatcaatctatgctaacacatgagtcggagtcacctaatgtgacctgtacgatcTGTACAATAGggctacttggatccaaggcgagcgtgcagtgcggaggtgaacatcacatgaaggacTGGCCCCAACCTGGGGCGGGAACACTAACACAGGGTGCATCAATGATGAGCACTACATGAATATACGCATGCCATAATGATTCTATGATTGTAACAATATAATAACTTACTTGAAATTATCTGCGTATCCCGTAGGATTGTTTTAGCATCTCATAATAATGAACATAAATGAGCAAGTAAAATTCATATGAATATGCCATGACAATATGTAAATCTCAACCACATAAcaaaatttttgaaattaaataaatcatggCATAAAATGCTTAAATCGATTTAAaggcatttgtggaaactataaggtgtgtgtatatatatatacacacacacaaaaacaaagtgcccactcacagatacgtAGTAGGAACAAAGCCTCTGAGCCTTATTTGACCTCATACGTCCTTGGAATACGTTTCCCCTATACGTGAAATTACTAATTCAATTAGTTTAATAACACATATAcggaaacttaaataaaaccctcatagtttgctcaaacataggtttaaatatatgaaatcgatctactcAATGTCATGAACCTACATAAATTGACAGAAAGCCAATCGGAGGCCGGACGCGCCGCCTAAGGCACAACCCTACGCGCTACCACGTGCGGGTAGAGACTGACGGAGGCCCTAACGGTCGTTAAAAATATTCTGTTAAAGTGCCGCGATATTTCGTTAAATGGTAACGGTGTTACCTGACGCCATTAGGATATTCCTTcagagttgacggaatattcagTCGTCTTCTCCGATGGTCCTTTCCGGTCGTTACTGTCTGAACTAGCCGAATATCTGTAAATCTTTGCTGGTTTCTGGGTAAaatttcaaagcttcataacttgctcatttctcaaccatttttcacaaaatttaaatggaaatgaagcttatgaTGAGTAGAACACAATTGTACCTTTTGGAAGTCCAAAAAGTGGACGAAGGTGGCCTGAAAATGGCTCAAAAGGTTCGGGTTAAACTCTGTCTTCTCCAAACCTTGTGTTTCGAGGTTGTCTTTTCTTCAACCCTTCACTAAAGACCTCAGGGAGTTGAGTGGAGGCCCTTTAGACTTCCTAAAAACTTGTAACTTGCTCGTAACTATTCGAGGAAAATTTGAGCCAAGTCGAACCTTCTGAGTTGGCAAGTCAAAACTCGTCCAAATCATGATCTAGGGGTACGGCTATGTTTGTGGAGGTGAGACGAGTTCGAAGGTGTGGTTTTCAAGCCACGTTTGTGTGTTTTGGTGCATGTTTGAGAGAGTTGTAGAGTGAGAATGTGAAAGAGGGTCTTCGGGGAGAGAGAGCGGTTTACTCAATTTCTAATTGGTGGAACAAAAATGGAACTTGTTTTCTGATTGGGCGTGAGTGAGAGAGGGAAAAAATTGATTGGTGAAGAAGAAAATTAGGGAAAAATGAATGGTGTGAAGGATTGGTGGAAAAAATCAAATTGAATAATTTGATTGGTTGTTGAAGATAGAGGGACTGGATCACCAATTAGGGAAGGGATggattttgtacaatttttaatGTACAATATCTACATCTTTGATAGTGTTTCCGACATTGTAAATTTGTGCGTGCGTGTACAAAATTACCCGTGATTAATGTACTTTAACGGTGCGTAACTTTTTTGTTACAAATCCGATTCGAGTCTAACATGCTCTCACGCATTCGTAACGACGAGTACTTTTTAAGTACAAAACTAGGAAAAAGAAACAATAGTCGAAAAACTACGTCCACGTCAGTTTCCACTTTTGTCTAAAGAAGGGTAAAATCGTCAAATTACACCAACGGAAAAGAAATTACAGTGAGAACTaaggacgggtcgtcacagAGGGCCAGATGGCTCATTTTAGCAATTTGTCCctccaataaattaatattttaatgaccAATGCAGGGCCATATTTCTtactatctccaaccgaagggccagagggtcataggccaaacatagccctgtgaaaaaaaaaccatctccaaccgagagctAAAGGATCATAGGGTcatacataatttattattttaattgaattactatggttacttaaattaaattacctcaataattttcatgttgttaaatatttttaaaaatgttgtttaagtttcatgttgttaaattttttttatgttgtttcatgttacttaatgttatttaatgacttaggaagttataggaaaaaaaaatttgttaaaaaaaaaaaatcaaatatgacGTCAGCATGTGGCCCAGCTCGGGGTTGGCtagttggccctttggcccttttttgtcCAGTGGGGTCCAAGAGCCATTTGGTCTAGCCCTCAGTTGTAAACGGTTTTCGAGCTATTTTCGACCATCTGGCCCTCTGAACCCTTCAGTTAGAGATAACCTAAGAACCCTAGTACATGAGAAAATCTAGACGAGTGATACTATGTATAGATACGATTATTTTATCTAATTCATGcaaaatattataatacataTAAGGTTACATAAAATCAGTAAGAAATTTAATTCGTGcaaaatattataatacataTAGGGTTACATAAAATCAGTAAGAATCTTATACTAATTATaataagaaattatattttgataATACATACAATAATTACGAAGACGATTCCAAATTAATTAAAGACTATTCTAACACTTCTCGTTCGTCACGTGCCTCCGGCGTGTGTGACGTGTGTTCCATCCCATACATATATACTTTCATCATTAATATTTCTAAAACTCTCTCGACCAGTATCTCTCTGATTCTGTAAATCTCTTCCCATAGTTAAGTTGCAGGATTAGCTCCAACCAGTATTAAAGTATCATATCTTTGTAGTTTGGAGGGAAAAATATTTCTGGGTTTGGTTTGAAATTAAGAAACAGAAATGTTGTTCCAGAAGCAGAAACGTTTTGATTGGTTGGTGCAGATGCTAGTTGTTGTGGGATCAGTATTAGTTGTGATTGGAGCTACCAATTTGCGGACTGTGGAAGGCAGGCCTCACCGGATTCTTTTCGATACAGATGTTGATACCGATGATTTATTCGGTCTCTTGTACATCTTGAAGCTTAACAGATCAGAGTTTGAGTTGGAGGTGAGTTCATCATCCAATATCCATGATCATCAATTGTTTTGGTCATTCATGCTCCaaatttttttggccaaaaagtACTCAAGGCTATAAGTTGGGTTTGTCAAAGCTAAGCTTTCCAAATCTGCAAATGCTTAGAGCTCTCTACACGTCTCTTCGATGTATCCAGAGAATAATTAACTGTATATGTATgcatatatgcatgcatgcatgcaggcatgcatgtatatatatatatgtgaatgatATTATATAagcaataaaatatatatacatatataatattatattcatTTCTTGCCTTATAAATCTAAGCAAGTGATGATCACCAGCTTAACTCGTCGAACTAATGTTGTTGATTTAATTCATATAATTGGCTTTGAAGATGCAGaacttgtttttttctttttaatggcTTTAGCAAAAGTTATAGTTGATTCCATTATGAGTCCTTGAGGACCGAGTCAAATGATTCATATAGTTGAATGGATTCTGTGTTTGAAAATatgtgtaattaattaaaaaaataatatttttggtcAAACGACATGTAACAACTTTTATTTCCTTTATGTAAAAGTGAATCACTAAAAATATATTCCTACAGTTTCCACTCCTTGCACCTAAATTAGTGTCTCTTTCTACACAAATCAGAAAAGTTTTTTATTGaacaaagtaaaaataaataaataaatcattgTTGTTTCCTGTAACTTTGGTAGTTATAGCACTGTAGATTTGTTTTACCACAGGCAGTGACTGTAAATGCAAATGCTTGGACCAATCCTGGGCATGCTGTGCATCAAATCTATGACATTTTATACATGATGGGGCGTGATGACGTGGCAGTTGGAGTGGGTGGTGAAGGTGGGATCAAAGAAGATGGTACAATTTTGCCAAATGTCGGTGGATATCTTCCAATTATTGAACAGGCATGAACAAATTATATATATCTAAATTCATATATAAATCATAATTATGCTTAATTAATCATGTAAAATTCATGTTTATTGACACCAATTTATAttacttttaaaaataattaacttcAGGGGACTACGACAGCAGGAGGATGCAGATATAGACAAGCCATTCCTGTAGGTGCTAGAGGTCGGTTGGATATTGATTCTAATTTTGGCCTCAGAAAATCTTTCCTCCCCCAGGTAAAAATAATGTAAAGACAGTAATTTTAAGCTGTATTTTTCTTATATATTTCTCtgcttcttttttcttcacttTGAGTCTGTCTTGTAGAACTTGTTGCGAAGTGGTGTTACTCCTTGTTTCTTAaaccatttttcttcttctgcatatacctatttaaaattatttttctaataTAGAATGAAGTGAATGAGATAAAAAAATGGCGCTTAAGAATCATTTCTCAAAGTTAAATATTTGGCTTGAAATATAGTGACCCAAGTGGCTTCACGTTGAAAATAAAAACAGTTCTACATTTAAGCTAATAGGGAGAAATTCTGATGAGCATTATATTACTGTACTAAATCAACAATATCAACAACATACCGATACTTGATTTATATCACATAAAGACTCTCTGAGGCTCTTAACATACTGATATTTATCGTCAACATATAAAGGATATAGATATATATCAACAACATATAAAGATAGTATCGATATAATATGACTAGTTGATAACAATTATAGTGTTATGGTTATGGAAGAACAGTACTATAGTAATGGTGTTACATGATAGCTTGTCTGACAAATTCATACATGAACAAGTGAAGAACTGTttcctttgttcatttttgGTGTTACATTAATTCTATATTTTGCTCaggaatttttctttttttcttttctttttcgtaaATGAAATTAGGGGAGCAGGAGATATACTCCCTTTCGACAACCTACTGCTCAGCAAGTGATGATTGACAACATATCTGCAGGTCCCATTACTGTATTTCTGATAGGAGCACACACAAACTTTGCCCTTTTCCTTATGAACAATCCACACCTAAAGAAGAATATTGAGCACATTTATGTCATGGGTGGTGGTGTGAGATCGAAAAACCCTACTGGTTGTTGCCCGGAAAATTCTACGTCGTGTGTTCCTCGGCAGTGTGGTGATCCTGGCAATGTCTTCACAGACTAC
It encodes the following:
- the LOC114820374 gene encoding uncharacterized protein — its product is MTRANMMNNYFNPNSMYTEEDFKCRFWMMHHVFECVLRDVQQVNPYFRQKRDKAGRPSFSPHQKVTVVIRMMAYGSPANSMDETHDMSESTCLDTFEQLCVIIVQVYKDEYLCEPNQ